A genomic region of Glycine max cultivar Williams 82 chromosome 15, Glycine_max_v4.0, whole genome shotgun sequence contains the following coding sequences:
- the LOC102664974 gene encoding E3 ubiquitin-protein ligase ATL6, translating into MKFIVLFFLLTSSSSSSSSSYSYAQSPVAPAVAHVPSTRATLPMLLVIFLFALPFTALCSIFICYCSHEEQPQVLPEATRSTPRGVDPRVLATCPITSYSTVKMRTPQNPVVSLAEFDDANALRLLPKCSHVFHTHCIDASLSSALSKKIKHRKKNYGMNRWQ; encoded by the coding sequence ATGAAATTCATTGTACTCTTCTTCCTcctaacatcatcatcatcatcatcatcatcatcatattcaTACGCTCAATCCCCTGTAGCACCAGCAGTGGCTCATGTCCCTTCCACCAGAGCAACGCTTCCCATGTTACTCGTGATCTTCCTCTTCGCCCTCCCCTTCACTGCATTATGCTCCATCTTCATTTGCTACTGCTCCCATGAAGAACAACCCCAGGTGCTTCCAGAAGCCACGCGTTCCACGCCGCGCGGAGTCGACCCGCGTGTGCTCGCCACATGTCCCATCACGTCCTACTCCACAGTTAAAATGAGGACGCCGCAAAACCCTGTAGTGAGTTTGGCGGAGTTCGACGACGCCAACGCGCTTCGCTTGCTACCTAAGTGCAGTCACGTGTTCCACACACACTGCATCGACGCGTCTCTCAGTAGCGCTTTATCGAAGAAAATCaaacacagaaaaaaaaattatggaatgAATCGATGGCAGTAA
- the CRK46 gene encoding putative receptor-like protein kinase At4g00960: MEGKLLNVRSIYSFLFLLLLSFKPHVTKAQSPNYVGDDCQNTTQQKALSSAYKTNLNSVLSWLSTDAATSKGYNHNSFGNNTSGGDASDAVYGLYDCRGDIVGYFCQFCVSTASREVLQRCPNRVSAIVWYDFCILRYSNENFFGNVTVYPSWHAVRPKIVSSKEEIQKGLDFMRGLIRKATVETNLLYFMDGFNLSSTQRRYGLVQCSRDLTNDGCRECLEAMLAHVPKCCEQNLGWQVLAASCLIKYDDYIFYLFRTQASDTQTAKQRGASKSRIILIIGLSVLGAVALLCFSVYCFWFRKRTRRGRGKDGRIPDTIHQSSYHNVQTEETLNTDLPTIPLITILKSTDNFSEASKLGEGGYGPVYKGILPDGRQIAVKRLSQASGQGSEEFKNEVMFIAKLQHRNLVRLLACCLEGHEKILVYEYLSNASLDFHLFDERKKRQLDWNLRLSIINGIAKGLLYLHEDSRLKVIHRDLKASNILLDDEMNPKISDFGLARAFEKGQNQANTKRVMGTYGYMSPEYAMEGLFSVKSDVFSYGVLVLEIICGKKNSGFYLSECGQSLTLYAWKLWCAGKCLELLDPVLEESCIESEVVKCIHIGLLCVQEDAADRPTMSTVVVMLASDKMPLPKPNQPAFSVGRMTLEDASTSKSSKNLSINDVTVSNILPR; the protein is encoded by the exons ATGGAGGGAAAACTACTAAATGTGAGATCAATATATTCCTTTCTTTTCCTGCTATTGCTAAGCTTCAAACCACATGTTACAAAGGCACAATCACCCAACTATGTGGGAGATGATTGCCAAAATACCACCCAACAAAAAGCTCTCAGCAGTGCATACAAAACCAACCTTAACAGTGTCCTCTCATGGCTCTCCACAGATGCAGCCACAAGCAAAGGCTACAACCACAACAGCTTTGGCAACAACACCTCTGGAGGAGATGCTTCTGATGCTGTGTATGGCCTCTATGATTGCCGTGGTGACATAGTCGGATACTTTTGTCAATTCTGTGTCTCTACAGCTTCCAGAGAAGTTCTTCAGCGCTGCCCCAATAGAGTATCTGCAATTGTGTGGTATGATTTCTGCATCCTGAGGTACTCTAATGAGAACTTCTTTGGGAATGTCACAGTGTATCCATCATGGCACGCCGTTCGACCGAAAATCGTGTCTAGTAAAGAAGAGATTCAGAAAGGTTTGGATTTTATGAGAGGTTTGATCAGAAAAGCAACTGTGGAGACCAATCTTTTGTACTTTATGGATGGCTTCAATTTGAGTTCCACTCAGAGAAGGTATGGCTTGGTGCAATGCAGTAGAGATCTCACAAATGATGGATGCAGAGAGTGTTTGGAGGCTATGTTAGCACATGTTCCCAAATGTTGTGAACAAAATTTGGGGTGGCAAGTTTTGGCTGCAAGCTGTCTCATAAAGTATGATGATTATATTTTCTACCTTTTTCGCACTCAAGCATCTGATACACAAACAG cCAAACAAAGGGGTGCTAGTAAGTCAAGAATAATATTGATCATTGGCTTAAGTGTGCTGGGGGCAGTAGCTTTACTGTGTTTTAGTGTTTATTGCTTCTGGTTCAGGAAAAGAActagaagaggaagaggaaaag ATGGGAGGATACCTGATACCatacatcaatcatcatatcACAATGTTCAAACTGAGGAAACACTGAATACAGACCTGCCTACAATCCCATTAATCACAATTCTAAAGAGTACTGATAACTTTTCAGAAGCATCTAAGTTAGGGGAAGGTGGATATGGCCCTGTTTACAAG GGAATTCTACCAGATGGAAGACAAATTGCAGTCAAGAGACTCTCACAAGCTTCTGGTCAAGGCTCAGAAGAGTTCAAGAATGAAGTGATGTTTATAGCCAAATTGCAACATCGCAACCTTGTAAGACTTTTGGCGTGCTGCTTGGAGGGACATGAAAAGATACTTGTATATGAGTATTTGTCGAATGCAAGTCTCGACTTTCACCTGTTTG atgagagaaaaaaaaggcaaCTCGATTGGAATCTAAGATTAAGCATTATCAATGGCATAGCAAAAGGTCTTTTATACCTTCATGAGGACTCTAGACTCAAAGTTATTCATAGAGATCTCAAAGCTAGTAACATTCTGTTAGATGATGAAATGAATCCCAAAATATCAGATTTTGGATTGGCAAGGGCATTTGAAAAAGGCCAGAACCAGGCAAATACAAAACGAGTAATGGGCACCTA TGGATACATGTCTCCAGAGTATGCTATGGAAGGATTGTTTTCAGTGAAATCTGATGTCTTCAGCTATGGAGTTCTTGTTCTAGAAATCATTTGTGGGAAAAAGAACAGTGGTTTCTATCTATCAGAATGTGGCCAAAGTCTTACTTTATAT GCTTGGAAATTATGGTGTGCAGGAAAATGTTTGGAACTATTGGATCCAGTGCTGGAGGAATCTTGCATAGAGAGTGAAGTTGTGAAGTGCATACACATTGGTCTGTTGTGTGTtcaagaagatgcagcagataGACCAACTATGTCCACTGTTGTTGTAATGCTAGCAAGTGATAAAATGCCCCTTCCAAAACCTAACCAGCCTGCATTTTCAGTCGGAAGAATGACCTTAGAGGATGCCTCTACATCAAAAAGTTCCAAGAATCTTTCCATTAATGATGTAACAGTCTCTAACATTTTACCAAGGTAA
- the LOC121173555 gene encoding secreted RxLR effector protein 78-like: MDINKAPGSDGFNALFFKKAWNIIGDDIFEEIVSKILANRIAPVLETIIGETQTAFIKNRKMMDNIFLVQDILRKYEWKRSSSRCLLKIDLHKAYDSISWEFLDWMLKSIGFPAQFYTWIMECVSSTSFSAAVNGSIYGHFKGQRGLRQGDPLSPYLFVLCLE, translated from the exons ATGGATATCAATAAAGCTCCAGGGTCAGATGGTTTCAATGctttattcttcaagaaggcttGGAATATCATTGGTGATGATATCTTTGAGGAG ATTGTGTCTAAAATTCTGGCCAACCGTATAGCCCCAGTGCTTGAGACTATTATTGGGGAAACTCAAACTGCCTTCATTAAGAACAGAAAGATGATGGACAACATCTTCCTAGTTCAAGATATTTTGCGTAAATATGAATGGAAAAGATCCTCTTCGAGATGCCTCCTGAAAATTGACTTGCATAAAGCTTATGATTCCATTTCCTGGGAATTCTTGGATTGGATGCTTAAGTCCATTGGTTTCCCAGCCCAGTTCTATACTTGGATCATGGAATGTGTTTCTTCCACTTCCTTTAGTGCGGCAGTCAATGGATCCATTTATGGCCACTTCAAAGGGCAGCGGGGTCTTAGACAAGGGGATCCTCTCTCCCCTTATCTGTTTGTGCTTTGTTTGGAGTAA